One genomic region from Nostoc sp. 'Peltigera membranacea cyanobiont' N6 encodes:
- a CDS encoding tyrosine-type recombinase/integrase, translating into MNYSADSLPEIKLIPLDREALHFTQRGETRRPPTDIRWVKVLEFLRSNNLAPNSRKLYKRELKRFLAWSELHYHELRPRHLALYKEYLRDEIRTDAGKPLSKSSINAGIAALKSFFKWMCYTYPEIIATNPTLGIKLEKVPLPPAQSLTPEQMEQVWSALELLGETKQRDTALLHILSHGLRAGEVVQLNVGSFDGKLLFLPDTKTNEPRLVPLRKESREVLAEYLRSREERSEVLNSLSPLMISHHASYKGERLSYHGIYFAVEKIGEIAHIEDLHPHSFRHTYATDLLLLGVDPSHARKLTGHQSEKAFRRYTLRSEQEAAIAAYYRAIGEEAE; encoded by the coding sequence ATGAACTACAGCGCAGATTCTTTACCTGAGATCAAACTCATTCCCCTTGATCGTGAAGCTCTACATTTCACACAGCGAGGAGAAACTAGAAGACCACCAACCGATATTCGGTGGGTAAAAGTTCTGGAATTTTTACGCAGCAACAATCTCGCACCCAACAGCCGCAAACTCTACAAACGCGAACTCAAAAGGTTTTTGGCTTGGAGTGAGCTACATTATCATGAACTGCGTCCACGTCACCTTGCGCTATATAAAGAATATCTCCGTGATGAAATACGGACTGATGCAGGTAAACCGCTTTCAAAAAGCAGCATCAATGCGGGAATTGCGGCACTCAAAAGCTTTTTCAAATGGATGTGTTACACGTATCCTGAAATTATTGCTACTAATCCTACACTGGGGATAAAACTGGAAAAAGTGCCACTACCACCAGCCCAGAGTTTAACCCCAGAACAGATGGAACAGGTTTGGTCAGCGTTAGAGTTATTGGGAGAAACAAAGCAACGCGATACAGCACTCCTTCACATTCTCAGTCATGGACTCCGGGCAGGGGAAGTTGTACAGCTAAATGTTGGCTCATTTGATGGCAAGCTGCTATTTTTACCAGACACCAAAACCAATGAACCACGCTTAGTTCCACTGCGAAAAGAGAGTCGGGAAGTTTTAGCAGAGTATTTGCGATCGCGAGAAGAAAGGAGTGAGGTGTTAAACAGCCTTAGCCCACTGATGATTTCACACCATGCTTCATACAAAGGTGAACGCTTGAGTTATCACGGCATTTACTTCGCTGTGGAAAAAATCGGTGAAATAGCTCACATTGAGGATTTGCACCCTCACTCCTTTCGTCACACCTACGCCACTGACTTATTGCTATTGGGAGTTGACCCCAGCCATGCACGAAAATTAACAGGACATCAAAGCGAGAAAGCGTTTCGGCGGTATACTTTACGGAGTGAACAAGAGGCGGCGATCGCTGCTTACTATCGTGCGATTGGCGAAGAAGCGGAGTAA
- a CDS encoding XisI protein, whose product MDKLNEYRTKVRQLLTKYIEYKPSYGDVEVEQIFDVEYDHYQIITIGWNNQKRIYGPIMHLDIKNNKIWIQQNTTEVDIALELIEMGVPKQDIVIGFHTPKMRQLSGFAVE is encoded by the coding sequence ATGGATAAGTTAAATGAATACCGCACAAAAGTTAGGCAATTATTAACTAAGTATATCGAGTACAAGCCTAGTTATGGAGATGTAGAGGTCGAACAGATTTTTGACGTAGAGTATGACCATTATCAAATTATTACCATTGGATGGAACAATCAAAAACGGATCTATGGCCCAATAATGCACCTAGATATCAAAAATAATAAAATTTGGATTCAACAAAATACAACGGAAGTAGATATTGCTTTAGAATTGATAGAAATGGGTGTACCTAAACAAGATATTGTCATCGGTTTTCATACTCCTAAAATGCGTCAATTATCGGGATTTGCTGTGGAATAA
- a CDS encoding element excision factor XisH family protein gives MARDLFHNIVRSALEKDGWLVTDDPLNIRCGGVDLQIDLGAELLVAAEKSGEKIAVEIKNFVSASKISEFHMALGQFINYRTALRAEEPSRNLYLAVPLVTYNDFFNLPFIQTVVNENKLKLIIYNLETEEIEQWIS, from the coding sequence ATGGCTCGTGATTTATTCCACAATATTGTGAGGTCTGCACTAGAAAAAGATGGTTGGTTAGTTACAGATGACCCGCTAAATATTCGGTGTGGTGGAGTTGATCTTCAGATTGATTTAGGTGCAGAACTCCTAGTTGCTGCGGAAAAATCTGGAGAAAAAATAGCAGTTGAAATCAAAAATTTTGTTAGTGCATCGAAGATTTCAGAATTTCACATGGCACTAGGACAGTTTATTAATTATCGGACTGCATTACGTGCAGAAGAACCTTCGAGAAATTTATATTTAGCTGTACCATTGGTAACTTATAATGATTTTTTTAATTTGCCTTTTATTCAAACTGTAGTCAACGAAAACAAATTGAAATTAATTATTTATAACCTTGAGACTGAGGAAATAGAGCAATGGATAAGTTAA
- a CDS encoding TnsA endonuclease N-terminal domain-containing protein, with the protein MDTIIWWESQIERDYIYLLEIDPTVQSYRGQPFKITYISKGVTKNYTPDFWVQRIGQQQVIEVKPASQVNDQKNLDKWRHISHLCEERSMRFMVVTDTMIRQQPKLDNIKLLYKYARSPLTLQQYLDCQCYFTSREPTPFKQVCHDLERKGIYPNLLFKLLYFGWLSTDLMESIGAASLIQLSQFKGDVQALLLDV; encoded by the coding sequence ATGGACACCATCATTTGGTGGGAGTCCCAAATTGAGCGAGATTACATTTATCTGCTAGAGATTGATCCAACAGTCCAGTCATACAGGGGACAGCCATTCAAAATAACTTACATCTCAAAAGGTGTAACTAAAAACTATACCCCCGATTTCTGGGTACAAAGAATAGGGCAACAACAGGTGATAGAAGTCAAACCTGCATCCCAGGTTAATGACCAAAAAAATCTTGATAAATGGAGACATATCAGCCATTTATGTGAAGAGCGGAGCATGAGATTTATGGTAGTGACTGATACAATGATTCGGCAGCAACCTAAACTGGACAATATTAAGCTGTTATACAAGTATGCCCGTAGTCCATTGACACTACAACAATACTTAGACTGTCAATGTTATTTCACTTCCAGAGAACCAACGCCTTTCAAACAGGTGTGTCATGATCTAGAGCGAAAAGGAATATATCCCAATCTATTATTCAAACTACTGTATTTTGGTTGGCTGTCAACAGATTTAATGGAATCTATAGGTGCAGCAAGTCTAATTCAACTATCTCAATTTAAAGGTGATGTTCAAGCATTACTTTTGGATGTATGA
- a CDS encoding Mu transposase C-terminal domain-containing protein translates to MNRYQIRPGLHFWLKGREYVIKQQLANGELQICEVVTEVLSRITYTALVQFLFREELELQSTESFGVVKRKGNDTQADFTQLPEEIRFEAKRKYSYVSFVLEQDIPQRTPASLQPIIEQVSEQINDLSPPNWLTLYRWLKAYESSGQDIRSLVPKHKYKGDYRPKLEKEVIQIIDSCIQEIYLNPSRPDMADVHDEILRQIRLENLTRASIGQKALEIPHRSTIYRFASKLDPCVVAKKRLGNRIASQMYDPVMKGPRPNRPLERIEIDHTKLPLFVVDAEHRMPIGTPWLTSAVDKYSGVILGYYASFEPPSYLSVMQCLLHVIRPKNYLIENFPSVVNTWDTYGLPEVIVVDNGKEFYSTHFEDACLSLGIAIQYSPPRMPWYKSSIERYFGAVNSQLLSDLPGKSFSNFMKKYDYNPLKNAVISFEALQEILHIFIIDIYNQSSHPELKSPRTSVWSKAIQEFPPALPGSYQQLKVLVGNITTRKVTRRGVEFEGLIYNSFELSRFRSSALASEKAIVKYDPTDLSQIYVFDPTIHQFLSVPALSQEYTKGLSIWQHQVIKKLARQEAEKVDIIALALAKEQIQKIVEQEWMSSKKGKTRTAMARWKGIGRSGLNTGDFEFSKDEQPLNNDMAINSIDPSSVTIPKSEFSVMSGISELGSAFNNEFSSSSIEENREKIEVENFNNVQSPSCKDSGENSIKPNRRKSSPNQKLNVEVSDNISENLEETASWKPDLSGWDVSIGLPS, encoded by the coding sequence ATGAATAGATACCAAATCCGACCTGGACTTCATTTTTGGCTAAAAGGGCGCGAATATGTAATCAAACAGCAGTTAGCCAATGGTGAATTACAGATATGTGAAGTCGTTACCGAAGTCTTGTCGAGAATTACATATACAGCTTTAGTTCAGTTTCTTTTTAGGGAAGAATTAGAACTTCAATCAACAGAATCTTTTGGTGTTGTTAAACGAAAAGGAAATGACACTCAAGCTGATTTTACTCAACTTCCTGAAGAAATTCGCTTTGAAGCTAAAAGAAAATACAGCTATGTAAGCTTTGTTTTAGAGCAAGATATACCTCAAAGGACTCCAGCTAGTCTGCAACCGATTATTGAACAAGTATCAGAACAAATTAATGACCTTAGTCCGCCAAATTGGTTAACACTTTACCGTTGGCTAAAAGCTTATGAAAGCTCAGGTCAGGATATTCGTTCATTAGTTCCTAAGCATAAATATAAAGGAGATTACCGACCCAAACTAGAGAAAGAAGTAATTCAAATTATTGATAGTTGCATTCAAGAAATCTATTTAAATCCTTCTCGACCAGATATGGCAGATGTACATGATGAAATTCTGCGCCAAATTAGGCTGGAAAATCTTACTCGTGCAAGCATTGGTCAAAAAGCTTTAGAAATTCCACATCGTTCAACTATTTACAGATTTGCATCTAAATTAGATCCATGTGTAGTCGCTAAAAAACGTTTAGGCAACCGTATAGCCTCTCAAATGTATGACCCAGTAATGAAGGGCCCACGCCCGAATCGTCCTTTAGAAAGGATAGAAATTGACCACACTAAACTGCCATTGTTTGTAGTAGACGCAGAACATCGAATGCCTATTGGCACCCCTTGGTTAACTTCTGCTGTAGATAAATATTCAGGAGTCATACTAGGGTATTACGCCAGTTTTGAACCTCCGAGCTATTTATCGGTAATGCAATGTTTGCTACACGTTATCCGTCCCAAAAATTATCTAATTGAAAATTTTCCAAGCGTAGTGAATACTTGGGACACTTATGGACTGCCAGAAGTGATTGTGGTTGATAATGGAAAAGAATTTTATAGTACACATTTTGAAGATGCTTGCTTATCTTTGGGAATAGCTATTCAATATTCACCACCCAGAATGCCCTGGTACAAAAGTTCAATAGAACGATATTTTGGTGCAGTAAATAGTCAACTTTTGAGTGACCTACCAGGGAAAAGTTTCTCAAACTTTATGAAAAAGTATGATTATAACCCTCTGAAAAATGCAGTGATTTCTTTTGAAGCACTGCAAGAAATTCTACATATCTTCATTATCGATATTTATAACCAAAGTTCTCATCCAGAATTAAAATCGCCTCGGACATCTGTGTGGTCAAAAGCTATCCAAGAGTTTCCTCCAGCTTTACCAGGCTCTTATCAACAACTAAAAGTATTAGTGGGAAATATAACCACACGCAAAGTCACTAGAAGGGGGGTAGAGTTTGAAGGACTTATCTACAATAGTTTTGAATTATCTCGCTTCCGTTCATCAGCTTTAGCATCAGAAAAAGCAATTGTTAAATATGACCCTACAGATTTATCTCAAATCTATGTTTTTGATCCAACAATTCATCAATTTTTATCTGTTCCTGCTCTCAGCCAAGAATATACTAAAGGGTTAAGTATTTGGCAACACCAAGTAATTAAAAAACTGGCACGTCAAGAAGCTGAAAAAGTCGATATTATAGCATTAGCTTTAGCCAAAGAGCAGATTCAAAAAATTGTTGAGCAGGAATGGATGTCATCAAAGAAAGGCAAAACCCGTACTGCTATGGCGAGATGGAAAGGTATTGGTCGTTCAGGGCTGAATACAGGAGACTTTGAGTTTTCTAAAGATGAGCAGCCTTTGAATAATGATATGGCTATAAATTCAATTGATCCTTCTTCTGTTACTATACCAAAGAGTGAATTTTCAGTAATGTCAGGCATATCAGAGCTTGGTAGTGCATTCAATAATGAATTTTCATCATCCTCAATTGAGGAAAATAGAGAAAAAATAGAAGTTGAAAATTTTAATAACGTTCAAAGCCCATCTTGTAAAGACAGTGGAGAGAATTCAATAAAACCAAATAGGAGAAAAAGCTCACCCAATCAAAAACTTAATGTCGAAGTTAGTGATAACATCTCTGAAAATTTAGAAGAAACTGCTTCATGGAAGCCAGACTTATCTGGTTGGGATGTGAGCATTGGATTACCTTCATAA
- a CDS encoding TniB family NTP-binding protein, with amino-acid sequence MEARLIWLGCEHWITFIKIISMPKMPKSLSNMTLSEKLSIANNIYVAYPRFKEILSAIEDCHNFSNLKDEPECLFLKGETGAGKTTIFKSYAQKYPRIETDSGTIVKLLSVTIPSPATVKSVVSKLLWELGDPAYEKGTISNQTIRLIGLMKDCGVSLVFLDEFQHFIDRDSAKVLRTVSDWLKNLILDTKVPMVLIGLPEAEAVFKFNPQLSRRFANRHNLSPFSWTEDCGKEFRTFLHAIESQLPLELESNLASEEMAFRFYYASDGIIAYVMKLVRYGTYLTLTEGLNKLDYPVLARAFEKYVRADKPYKKNPFLNDDCLVNLENKISLNESLVNIGSTNQRIKTKKRNQKASDVLHK; translated from the coding sequence ATGGAAGCCAGACTTATCTGGTTGGGATGTGAGCATTGGATTACCTTCATAAAAATTATTAGTATGCCAAAAATGCCAAAATCTTTGTCAAACATGACTTTATCAGAAAAGCTATCCATAGCTAATAATATTTATGTTGCCTATCCTCGATTTAAAGAAATCTTATCTGCAATAGAGGATTGCCATAATTTTTCTAATCTCAAAGATGAGCCTGAATGCTTATTCTTAAAGGGGGAAACTGGAGCAGGTAAAACTACTATTTTTAAAAGCTATGCTCAAAAATATCCCAGAATTGAAACAGATTCAGGTACTATTGTAAAATTATTGTCTGTAACCATTCCATCTCCAGCAACCGTCAAAAGTGTTGTGAGTAAGCTGTTATGGGAATTGGGAGATCCTGCTTATGAAAAAGGCACCATCAGCAATCAAACAATCCGACTAATTGGATTGATGAAAGATTGTGGAGTTTCTTTAGTTTTTTTAGACGAGTTTCAACACTTTATTGATAGGGATTCAGCCAAGGTTCTCAGAACAGTATCAGATTGGCTGAAAAATTTAATACTCGACACAAAGGTACCGATGGTACTTATTGGATTACCTGAAGCTGAAGCAGTTTTTAAATTTAATCCTCAATTAAGCCGAAGATTTGCTAATAGACATAATCTTAGTCCTTTTTCTTGGACAGAGGATTGCGGAAAAGAATTTCGGACTTTTTTACACGCAATAGAATCGCAGCTTCCCCTTGAATTAGAATCAAATTTAGCTAGTGAGGAGATGGCTTTTCGTTTTTACTATGCTTCTGATGGAATTATAGCTTACGTAATGAAGCTAGTTCGTTATGGAACTTACTTGACATTAACAGAAGGTTTAAACAAACTTGATTACCCGGTTCTGGCTAGGGCTTTTGAAAAATATGTAAGAGCTGATAAGCCTTACAAGAAAAACCCTTTCCTTAACGATGATTGTTTAGTAAATCTAGAAAATAAAATATCTTTAAACGAATCTCTGGTTAATATAGGAAGTACTAACCAAAGAATTAAAACTAAAAAGAGAAATCAAAAGGCATCGGATGTTCTGCATAAATAA
- a CDS encoding TniQ family protein: protein MCPNKKLLRRPRPYIDESLIGYIARLADTNYYPSPNYILKISQLRVTGIYSNIFISKIDDLCILSQITEVEDSILWAMAFSSTNSCSSAYIFTSVVKAFGENISTSLFNKTGARFCPICWQTKAYYSQVWHLSRVTVCPFHKCFLIDTCYNCNNKIKFLRPRLFKCQCGFDLRDSQINIANIEEFALSFQIYKLCQVPEIESINYNSQIQDLEAAKSNKLNNLSDYNYDLFEGLIAKEPRVRNDTFFPLLGLEKLLNFRTQMLE, encoded by the coding sequence GTGTGTCCCAATAAAAAACTTTTGCGCCGACCTCGCCCGTATATAGATGAGAGTCTCATTGGCTATATTGCTAGACTTGCAGATACTAATTATTACCCTTCTCCAAATTATATTTTAAAAATTTCTCAACTGAGAGTCACAGGAATATATAGTAATATTTTTATCTCTAAAATTGATGATTTATGCATCCTTAGTCAGATCACTGAAGTAGAAGACAGTATTCTTTGGGCAATGGCATTTTCTTCAACTAATTCTTGTAGCTCTGCATACATCTTCACAAGCGTAGTCAAAGCATTTGGCGAAAATATTTCTACTTCCTTATTTAATAAAACTGGGGCCAGATTTTGCCCTATCTGTTGGCAGACCAAAGCTTATTATTCTCAGGTTTGGCATCTATCTCGTGTCACAGTATGTCCATTTCATAAATGTTTTTTAATTGATACTTGCTATAACTGTAATAATAAAATCAAGTTTTTAAGACCGAGATTGTTCAAATGTCAATGTGGCTTTGATTTACGTGATTCTCAAATAAATATCGCCAATATCGAAGAATTTGCTCTGTCTTTCCAGATTTACAAACTGTGCCAAGTACCTGAAATAGAATCTATTAATTACAATAGTCAAATTCAAGATTTAGAAGCTGCAAAATCGAACAAATTAAATAATCTTTCCGATTACAATTATGATTTATTTGAAGGTTTGATAGCAAAAGAGCCAAGAGTTAGAAATGATACATTTTTCCCTTTACTTGGGCTAGAAAAATTACTTAATTTTCGGACACAGATGTTGGAATAA
- a CDS encoding ParA family protein yields MLILTCASLSGGQGKTTVAILLGRMLAQTGQRVLMIDADPQANLTFYLGHEVQQNQPTLLEVLKKQINTEDGIYEIGENLWLIPADDGLDNAQEFLSGSGMGAIVLSKRLKEVSDLFQYCIIDAPPQRSQICLTSLGAADHIIIPVEASSKGVNSLIRTLSLVEELQEIDAFSGIVLGILPFRDKWVGNNQVAQSKASISAMRTIAEEIVVLPSILESEQFKKAIDKGVSLSSLGFEQLETPFQQIIERLQKNV; encoded by the coding sequence ATGTTAATTCTTACTTGTGCATCCTTGTCCGGTGGCCAAGGAAAAACAACTGTTGCAATCTTGTTGGGTAGAATGCTTGCTCAAACAGGACAGCGTGTACTGATGATTGATGCCGATCCCCAAGCGAACCTAACTTTTTACCTGGGGCACGAAGTTCAGCAGAATCAACCCACGCTTCTAGAAGTTCTCAAAAAACAGATCAATACTGAAGACGGTATTTATGAAATCGGAGAAAACCTATGGTTAATTCCTGCTGATGATGGATTAGATAATGCTCAAGAATTTTTGTCTGGGAGCGGTATGGGAGCTATTGTTCTGAGCAAACGCTTAAAAGAGGTATCAGATTTATTCCAATACTGCATTATCGATGCACCACCTCAGCGATCGCAAATCTGCCTTACATCGTTGGGGGCAGCTGACCATATCATCATTCCTGTAGAAGCATCATCCAAAGGTGTAAATTCTCTCATCCGAACTCTAAGTTTAGTTGAAGAACTTCAAGAAATTGATGCTTTTTCAGGGATAGTGCTTGGCATCTTGCCATTCAGAGATAAATGGGTAGGTAATAACCAAGTCGCACAAAGTAAGGCGAGTATTAGTGCAATGCGAACAATTGCCGAAGAAATAGTCGTTTTACCTTCAATTTTAGAATCTGAACAATTTAAAAAGGCCATAGATAAAGGTGTAAGTTTGTCCTCTCTAGGCTTTGAACAACTCGAAACTCCCTTCCAACAAATTATCGAGAGGTTACAAAAGAATGTCTGA
- a CDS encoding ParM/StbA family protein, giving the protein MSNIHTLQKIFPAGFDNGYGSLKLLVDGFEVVRVPSYISTAEMEDVPGRVVFNGTAYTVGESAFRTGYHFDRNTDNNENKVNNALLTLFGALAHLPHRKAWHLKLVVSLHDVGLAEELQKVLNGEYQPILAGKQSEVKVEVLKVVLEGMGALFGHQLPKKLTILDFGNGTTLYSRYNQGKREVHTAYPIGVEVLIDDISQKMKHLNGGKIGDASKIRFCLEMGHTKYSRDIEIKDVYSACLKDWYEKYLKKVVNLTLDAKHQGDEIWAIGGGCLLPGFKKLLEKNGFKILDNPVEANVFGLLEMAKTIMSKNPTTTSGKL; this is encoded by the coding sequence ATGTCGAACATTCATACCTTACAAAAAATTTTTCCTGCTGGCTTTGATAACGGTTATGGAAGCCTAAAACTTTTAGTCGATGGCTTTGAAGTTGTTCGTGTACCCAGCTATATTTCCACAGCCGAAATGGAAGATGTACCCGGACGGGTAGTTTTTAACGGTACTGCTTACACAGTCGGAGAATCAGCTTTCCGCACAGGATATCATTTTGACCGAAACACAGATAACAATGAAAACAAAGTCAATAATGCACTATTGACATTATTCGGTGCATTGGCACATCTACCACACCGTAAGGCTTGGCACTTAAAATTAGTTGTCAGCTTACATGATGTTGGTCTAGCTGAAGAATTGCAAAAAGTACTAAATGGAGAATATCAGCCGATACTTGCTGGCAAACAATCAGAGGTGAAAGTAGAAGTGCTGAAAGTAGTACTAGAAGGGATGGGTGCATTGTTTGGGCATCAACTACCGAAAAAATTAACCATTTTAGACTTTGGTAATGGTACGACTCTGTATTCTCGTTACAACCAGGGTAAACGAGAAGTTCACACCGCCTATCCAATCGGTGTAGAAGTTCTCATCGATGATATCTCCCAAAAAATGAAACATCTAAATGGGGGAAAAATCGGGGATGCCTCCAAAATCCGATTTTGTCTGGAAATGGGACATACCAAGTACAGCCGTGATATCGAGATCAAAGATGTCTACAGCGCTTGCTTGAAAGATTGGTATGAAAAATACTTGAAGAAAGTGGTGAACCTGACACTTGATGCCAAGCACCAAGGGGATGAAATCTGGGCGATTGGTGGAGGTTGCCTCTTACCTGGATTTAAGAAGCTCTTAGAAAAGAACGGTTTCAAAATTCTGGATAATCCAGTGGAAGCTAATGTTTTTGGGCTTCTAGAAATGGCAAAAACCATTATGAGCAAGAATCCAACAACCACATCTGGGAAGCTATAA
- a CDS encoding ATP-binding protein, translating to MKLTDWPALANQNTPIVAVEYHTPDRMQILQQFYHWGEERSLSVFVWNPGYCGLQQLIQHQGQYILQSTDRGKDGDIIQYLLEEYQSGIYLLEGVLNEGDGSKISQKCSYQLLNACHQALWSQQRHYWVLLETYIQLPLGLQPFIPVLSNPLPDQQQVQIVVEQFCDTWVGRSHPWLEQFAECDRDYLAVTDRNSWLKTTEKTSALQLLFLACQGLPIGEINMLLQQCLGFAEQLEEISQLVLEHKVSKLRGRGLEYIAQPDVPSAGGLDLLEKRLETITCLLQPKAKQYGLKFPTGMLLWGPPGTGKSLSAKLAAKKMGLPLLAANWGVLLGDPHPDRALKEFIALVTSLSPCVLYWDDFDKGFAGWDSNADGGVARRLSAALLTWMQEHQEPVYTIATVNRLSMLPAELVRRFDDIFFVDLPHEGARYEIFNLHLAKYFPAFRDNNSPWSDEQWRRLLAEYRICSPAEIGNAVRRCAESAFYQDRPGEIEFEDLLKQRQEFTPAMERESEQIQAIRNQAIYAKPVASLDVSRFAYQHRELFG from the coding sequence ATGAAGTTGACAGACTGGCCTGCTCTAGCTAACCAAAATACTCCAATTGTGGCTGTGGAGTATCATACGCCTGACAGAATGCAAATACTACAGCAGTTTTACCATTGGGGTGAAGAACGGTCTTTGTCAGTCTTTGTCTGGAATCCTGGCTACTGTGGACTACAGCAATTAATTCAGCATCAAGGTCAGTACATCTTACAGTCAACTGACAGGGGTAAAGACGGGGACATTATTCAGTATCTTCTGGAGGAATATCAATCGGGTATTTATTTACTGGAGGGAGTGCTAAATGAGGGTGATGGTAGCAAAATAAGTCAAAAATGTAGCTATCAATTACTCAATGCCTGTCATCAAGCTCTCTGGAGTCAACAACGTCATTACTGGGTGTTATTGGAAACTTACATTCAACTACCTCTAGGATTACAGCCTTTTATTCCTGTGCTATCAAATCCACTTCCAGACCAACAGCAGGTGCAGATAGTTGTGGAGCAGTTTTGTGATACCTGGGTTGGGCGTAGTCATCCCTGGCTTGAGCAGTTTGCGGAGTGCGATCGCGATTACCTCGCCGTAACGGATCGCAATTCTTGGTTAAAGACAACAGAAAAAACATCAGCACTGCAATTGCTCTTTCTTGCCTGTCAGGGTTTACCCATAGGCGAGATCAATATGCTACTACAGCAATGTCTGGGTTTTGCAGAGCAGCTTGAGGAAATCTCCCAATTAGTGCTAGAGCATAAAGTTAGCAAACTGCGGGGTCGGGGTTTAGAGTACATTGCTCAACCGGATGTACCTTCAGCCGGGGGATTAGATTTACTGGAGAAAAGGTTGGAAACTATTACCTGTCTACTTCAACCTAAAGCAAAGCAATATGGATTAAAGTTTCCCACTGGGATGCTCTTATGGGGGCCACCGGGTACTGGTAAAAGTCTTTCTGCCAAGTTAGCAGCTAAGAAAATGGGATTGCCACTGTTAGCAGCTAATTGGGGTGTACTACTGGGCGATCCTCATCCCGACAGAGCATTAAAGGAGTTTATTGCTTTGGTAACTTCCCTTTCTCCCTGCGTACTTTATTGGGATGACTTTGATAAAGGCTTTGCTGGCTGGGATTCCAATGCAGATGGAGGTGTAGCACGGCGGCTATCTGCGGCTTTGTTGACTTGGATGCAAGAGCATCAAGAGCCAGTTTATACCATTGCTACTGTCAATCGCTTGTCAATGCTACCTGCGGAATTAGTTCGCCGTTTTGATGATATCTTTTTTGTGGACTTACCCCATGAAGGGGCAAGATATGAAATTTTCAATCTACATCTAGCTAAGTATTTTCCAGCGTTTCGAGACAATAACTCACCTTGGAGCGATGAGCAATGGCGTAGACTGTTGGCTGAATATCGCATTTGCAGTCCGGCAGAAATTGGTAATGCAGTCCGTCGTTGTGCTGAGTCGGCTTTTTATCAAGATAGACCTGGGGAAATTGAGTTTGAGGATTTGCTGAAACAGCGACAAGAATTCACACCAGCTATGGAGCGAGAGTCAGAACAGATACAGGCAATTCGCAATCAGGCTATTTATGCTAAACCTGTAGCTAGTCTGGATGTTTCTCGATTTGCTTATCAGCACCGAGAGTTATTTGGGTGA
- a CDS encoding primosomal protein, which translates to MAIAKARTNNNRNAVNAKTSAKTNGTSATTKSKVANASPQEEALALLKELRNLIFKEYGVKLQLRDSRVSTKIGHAAREKLGLDIAAQVKKKGGNKKFDWQKWNTKLFTKLFGQPDALKYAPEVVAIFMSMLYDTISTDPEQAIADLVEFNRASLERRNSFQEQEEEELDDLDDELDEDLDEDEEDIEDELDEDLDEDDELDEEDEDE; encoded by the coding sequence ATGGCTATCGCTAAAGCTAGAACCAATAACAATCGCAACGCAGTTAATGCTAAAACATCTGCCAAAACCAATGGCACATCCGCTACAACTAAATCAAAAGTAGCGAATGCTTCACCACAAGAAGAGGCATTAGCATTGTTGAAGGAATTGCGGAACCTAATCTTCAAGGAATACGGCGTTAAATTACAACTACGCGATTCCCGTGTTTCCACAAAAATCGGTCATGCAGCCCGTGAAAAACTCGGACTTGATATTGCTGCTCAGGTGAAAAAGAAAGGTGGTAACAAAAAGTTTGATTGGCAAAAATGGAATACCAAATTATTTACTAAATTGTTTGGACAACCAGATGCACTCAAATATGCACCAGAAGTAGTAGCAATTTTCATGAGTATGCTGTACGACACTATCAGCACTGACCCAGAGCAAGCAATAGCAGATTTAGTGGAATTCAACCGCGCATCTCTGGAACGTCGTAATTCTTTCCAAGAACAAGAAGAGGAAGAACTTGACGATTTAGATGACGAACTAGACGAAGACCTGGATGAAGATGAGGAGGATATCGAAGATGAACTCGACGAAGATTTAGATGAAGATGACGAATTAGATGAAGAAGATGAAGACGAGTAA